A genomic stretch from Capricornis sumatraensis isolate serow.1 chromosome 4, serow.2, whole genome shotgun sequence includes:
- the PCED1B gene encoding PC-esterase domain-containing protein 1B produces the protein MVHLLASEVRQLLHNKFVVVLGDSVQRAVYKDLVLLLQKDCLLTLRQLKAKGEHTFEQDELVQGGQQGHMHNGTHYREVRQFCSGQHLVRFYFLTRVYSDYLEDVLEELQSGEHHPDLVIMNSCLWDITRYGEDFWPSYRRNLERLFGRLRQVLSESCLLVWNTAMPVGDKITSRFVPPEVQFASSSVKINVIEANFYSSAEAQKHGFDVLDLHFHFRRHTGKYLQTDGVHWNQCAHRHLSQLLLAHVADAWGVELPQRDPVDKWITDGPGRGRPGRRLERQPLVCGDQPACPLPRPLPLPGRQALLPTPSPRPPLFPLLSPQRHPIPLHQVLPPFPFCPQETCFSSDHPFPSDQFSLNYFHSDVPPSTQTEFAVQGDFQYCPQPPVPRFPPPCYQQRVPVVHRGFPRYHPPDPYMPWRRRPKTSKRRASACKEPRPQ, from the coding sequence ATGGTCCACCTGCTGGCCTCCGAAGTGCGGCAGCTGCTCCACAACAAGTTCGTGGTTGTCCTGGGGGACTCGGTCCAGAGGGCTGTGTACAAGGATCTGGTGCTCCTGCTGCAGAAGGACTGCCTGCTCACACTCAGGCAGCTCAAGGCCAAGGGGGAGCACACTTTCGAGCAGGATGAGCTGGTGCAGGGGGGCCAGCAGGGCCACATGCACAACGGCACCCACTACCGCGAGGTGCGCCAGTTCTGCTCCGGCCAGCACCTGGTGCGCTTCTACTTCCTGACGCGCGTGTACTCCGACTACCTGGAGGATGTCCTGGAGGAGCTGCAGTCCGGCGAGCACCACCCGGACCTGGTCATCATGAACTCGTGCCTCTGGGACATCACCAGGTACGGGGAGGACTTCTGGCCTAGTTACCGGCGGAACCTGGAGAGACTGTTTGGGCGCCTCCGCCAGGTGCTGTCCGAGTCGTGCCTCCTGGTGTGGAACACGGCCATGCCCGTGGGCGACAAAATCACCAGCCGCTTCGTCCCGCCCGAGGTCCAGTTCGCCTCGTCCTCCGTGAAAATCAATGTCATCGAAGCCAATTTCTACAGCTCTGCCGAGGCCCAAAAGCACGGCTTCGATGTGCTGGACTTGCACTTCCACTTCCGCCGCCACACAGGGAAGTACCTGCAGACTGACGGAGTGCACTGGAACCAGTGCGCACACCGCCACCTCTCCCAGCTCCTGCTGGCCCACGTGGCCGACGCCTGGGGGGTAGAGCTGCCCCAGCGCGACCCAGTGGACAAGTGGATCACGGATGGCCCTGGGAGAGGAAGACCTGGCCGGAGGCTTGAGAGGCAGCCCCTGGTCTGCGGAGATCAGCCGGCCTGCCCTCTGCCCAGACCTTTGCCTCTCCCAGGGCGCCAAGCCCTGCTCCCCACGCCATCTCCCCGCCCACCCCTGTTTCCGCTCTTGTCCCCACAACGTCATCCCATCCCTTTACACCAGGTTTTGCCCCCATTCCCATTCTGTCCCCAGGAAACCTGTTTTTCTTCAGACCATCCTTTCCCATCCGATCAATTCTCCTTAAACTATTTCCATTCAGATGTCCCCCCATCTACCCAAACAGAATTTGCCGTCCAAGGTGACTTTCAGTACTGTCCCCAGCCGCCTGTGCCCCGCTTCCCTCCACCCTGTTATCAgcagcgggtccctgtggtccatAGGGGTTTTCCCAGGTATCATCCCCCTGATCCctacatgccctggagaaggcggCCTAAAACTTCCAAGAGAAGGGCCTCAGCCTGTAAAGAGCCAAGGCCTCAATAG